One Methylomonas sp. LL1 DNA window includes the following coding sequences:
- a CDS encoding Uma2 family endonuclease, with protein MALHRSKQDWISQEEYLAGELISQVKHEYVDGDVYAMTGASLNHNRIIGNLFAGLRTHLANMPCEVFTSDVKVKAQNNFFYPDLLVDCERKHGDAYFTESPLIVVEVLSKSTRKLDQTLKRLSYQSLPSLREYVLIEQEFVDVEVCRRDNHWQSEHYYLGDQVYLAAVDLYLPVEAIYARVANEDMQAFLQSASE; from the coding sequence ATGGCTTTACATCGGTCTAAACAGGATTGGATTAGTCAGGAAGAGTATTTGGCGGGCGAATTGATCAGCCAGGTCAAGCACGAATATGTCGATGGCGATGTTTATGCAATGACGGGCGCCAGTCTGAATCATAATCGTATCATTGGTAACCTATTTGCAGGCTTACGCACGCATTTAGCCAATATGCCTTGTGAGGTTTTTACGTCCGACGTCAAAGTCAAGGCTCAAAACAACTTCTTTTACCCCGATCTGCTTGTCGATTGCGAACGCAAACATGGCGATGCCTATTTCACCGAGTCGCCGCTGATCGTCGTCGAGGTATTGTCAAAATCAACCCGTAAGCTCGATCAAACCTTGAAACGCTTGTCGTACCAAAGTCTACCCAGCCTGCGGGAGTATGTGCTGATCGAGCAAGAGTTTGTCGATGTCGAGGTTTGCCGGCGTGACAACCACTGGCAATCCGAACATTATTACCTAGGCGATCAGGTCTATTTGGCGGCGGTGGATTTATACTTGCCGGTCGAGGCCATCTACGCCAGGGTGGCCAACGAAGACATGCAGGCATTTTTACAATCAGCCTCGGAATAA
- a CDS encoding DUF6513 domain-containing protein produces the protein MNEERILFLTGKLAEKQLRQILAAMEPDFYYKVKEMGVKVAALMTTDMIGRRLKDTEGATRIVIPGRCRGDIEALSEQLGVPVERGPEEVKDLPQYFGKDAHHYDLSQYQTKIFAEIVDAPNIGVDEIMRRAYYYKANGADVIDIGCLPGTPFPHLADCIRALKQEGFTVSIDSLEDSDLLAGGKAGADYMLSLTSNSLWIADEVAATPIIIPQAHGDLSCLDSVIETLQRKNKAFIVDPILDPIHFGFTESIVRNYQFRQRYPEVEMMTGVGNLTELTHADTSGMNALLLGICSELNINHILATEVSQHACRAIKEADRARRIMYAAKQANCLPKHISADLLTVHDTAPFPYRLDEIEAIAAEIRDPSYRIQTSSEGLHVFNRDGFHSAQDPFDLYPKLGVETDGGHAFYLGVELARAQIAWQLGKRFTQDQQLNWGCAAQGVETEADLHTFKPAGSTLKKRHEDENGD, from the coding sequence ATGAACGAAGAACGCATCCTGTTTTTGACCGGCAAACTGGCTGAAAAACAACTCCGCCAGATTCTGGCGGCGATGGAGCCGGATTTTTATTACAAGGTCAAGGAAATGGGCGTCAAGGTCGCCGCCTTGATGACCACCGACATGATAGGCCGCCGCCTGAAAGATACCGAAGGCGCCACCCGCATCGTGATTCCGGGGCGCTGCCGGGGCGACATCGAAGCCTTGTCCGAGCAACTGGGCGTGCCGGTGGAACGTGGCCCGGAAGAGGTCAAGGACCTACCGCAATATTTCGGCAAGGATGCGCATCATTACGATCTCAGCCAGTACCAAACCAAAATCTTCGCCGAAATCGTCGACGCCCCCAATATCGGCGTCGACGAAATCATGCGGCGGGCTTATTACTACAAAGCCAATGGAGCCGATGTGATCGACATCGGCTGCCTGCCGGGTACGCCGTTTCCGCATCTGGCCGACTGTATCCGCGCGCTGAAACAGGAAGGCTTCACGGTCAGCATCGATTCATTGGAAGACAGCGATTTGTTGGCCGGCGGCAAGGCCGGCGCCGACTACATGCTCAGTCTGACCTCGAATAGTCTGTGGATAGCGGACGAGGTGGCGGCAACGCCGATTATCATCCCGCAAGCGCATGGCGACTTGAGCTGCCTGGATAGCGTCATCGAGACTTTGCAACGCAAAAATAAAGCCTTCATCGTCGACCCGATCCTCGATCCCATTCATTTCGGTTTCACCGAATCCATCGTTCGCAATTACCAGTTCCGTCAGCGCTATCCCGAGGTAGAGATGATGACGGGCGTAGGCAACCTCACCGAACTGACCCATGCCGACACATCCGGCATGAATGCGTTATTGCTGGGGATTTGTTCCGAACTGAACATCAATCACATCCTGGCCACCGAAGTCAGCCAACATGCTTGCCGCGCGATCAAGGAAGCCGACCGCGCCCGCCGCATCATGTACGCCGCCAAGCAAGCCAATTGTCTGCCCAAGCATATCTCGGCCGATTTGCTCACCGTGCATGACACCGCGCCGTTCCCGTATCGGCTCGACGAAATCGAAGCCATCGCCGCCGAAATCCGCGACCCCAGCTACCGGATTCAGACCAGCAGCGAAGGTTTGCATGTCTTCAACCGCGACGGCTTCCATAGCGCGCAAGACCCGTTCGATTTGTACCCGAAACTGGGCGTCGAAACCGACGGCGGCCATGCCTTTTATCTGGGCGTGGAGCTAGCCAGGGCACAAATTGCCTGGCAACTGGGCAAGCGATTCACCCAGGACCAACAACTCAATTGGGGCTGCGCCGCGCAAGGCGTGGAAACGGAAGCGGATTTGCATACCTTCA
- a CDS encoding flavoprotein, with the protein MKPPRLAWAITGSGHYIEECLEFMLGLDNVDLYLSQAGEEVLKMYGVNLNDIKNKLPVYRDKAASAPPVGLFYKGYYHTFVMAPTTSNTIAKCVLGIADSLVTNLYSQAGKCRVPSIVYPCDIAPEMETTAPGHKKVMVYPRPIDLEATAKIKSFPYTQVVESVTELKAAVSHRLASLS; encoded by the coding sequence ATGAAACCACCGCGTCTTGCCTGGGCCATCACGGGCTCCGGACATTATATCGAAGAATGTCTCGAATTCATGCTCGGCCTGGATAATGTCGACTTGTATCTGAGCCAGGCCGGTGAAGAGGTGCTAAAAATGTATGGCGTCAATCTAAACGACATCAAGAACAAACTGCCGGTATACCGCGACAAGGCCGCTTCGGCGCCGCCGGTGGGCTTGTTTTACAAGGGCTATTACCACACCTTCGTGATGGCGCCGACTACCTCCAACACCATCGCCAAATGCGTGCTGGGCATCGCCGACTCGCTGGTTACCAACCTGTATTCGCAAGCCGGCAAATGCCGTGTGCCTAGCATCGTCTATCCGTGCGACATCGCTCCCGAAATGGAAACCACGGCCCCCGGCCATAAAAAAGTTATGGTCTATCCGCGCCCGATCGATTTGGAAGCCACCGCCAAAATCAAAAGCTTCCCTTACACTCAGGTGGTGGAAAGCGTAACCGAATTGAAAGCCGCGGTCAGCCATCGCCTGGCTTCGTTATCATGA